The sequence GTGCTGAAAAGCTACGAAAATTGCCTCAAAAACCGGGGGCTTATCGTATAAACCGTAAAGTAATTCGCTGGCTTGTGGTATGTCAACAACTTCTTCACTAACATCTACCAGCAAATCCTGACTTGTCTCCGTCATAGCTGCCTATCTATAGGTGAATGAACTGCATCCTTAACAAAGCGATCGATTTCAGTTTCCAGATTTTTTGGGTTGTTTCTTCCCTTGCCTTTCGGAACTCTGAAGCCAAACTTTCGTATACGGTATACCAATAACAAGTAAGATTTTGTGTCCCCAGTTACATTGCAAAAGATCCCCGACTTCTTTGAGAAGTCAGGGATCTGGGTACTTGCAAAAGATACCCGACTTCTGCAAGAAGTCGGGTATCTCAGAACTAACGAATCTTATTCCATCAACACCCAGAGTCGTTGTAGTGAATTAGGAGCAGAAAGCTCTCCTTTACCAAATTCGTTTAATGACCAACAGCGATCGAGATACTCAACTCGCTGTTCTTCTACTAATTCATCAATTAGTAGTGCCAGTAATACTTTCCAACAAAAATTCAGCCCAGATACCAGATGATTTGGACGCTCAACAGTTCGAGAAACAGACTCAGGAATCAGTTCAAGTTGTTTGTAAACATCCCAAGAGCCATTAGTTGATTTATGGTTTAATTTCATTGTGAACCTCCTCAATTTTCATTGCCGGAGGCACATCTAAACCTGTCACCACACAGTCTCACAATTTCAATATCTGCGAGTGTATGTCCGAATCTTTTTCTGTGCCTTAAGCTACATTTTATATATTTAATTCTAGCACTGTAAATAGGCGATCTGTACTCTTTCTTCAGAAAGATATAGTCCGCCTCATAAAATTTGGGATTTAATTAAAATTTTTACTCTTCTTCCTTCACTTCTGCTGGGACAATAGTAACTACGTTGTAGAGATGGTGTTCGTTATCTGCTAGAGCAACTAGATCGCTGCTTGGTTCGATCGCTACAGGTTCGCCAACATCCGCAAATAAAGCACTGCAATTCCAGTTAGTTAAAAGGGCAACTTGTTCGGTTTCTACACCTTTGAGAAGCATAACTGATTGGGGAATTGGTTGCTTTTCGAGAAGTTCAGGAATCATATTTGTAACTTGGGTGAGGATTTGCGATCGATCTTCAGAATTTTTCGCTATAAATTGAGTCAACTGAACCACAGCTTCTTTCCCCCGTAACGCTGGAGTTGCACCCTTAATCCCCGGTTGAACTGACACAACCTCAAAAATCAAAGTGCTTGTAGGTGTCGGAGGTGTTGCGGCAGTAGTTTTGCTGGAGACTGCGGTTAAATTAGGAGCATAAGCTTGATAACTAGCTAAATCCTGCCATTGGGAGAAAACGACTAACTGTGTCCCATCCTGACTTTGCCACATGGAAAATCCCTGAAATCCGGGAGCTTTTTTCATCAGCTTACTGCCGACTTTGAGTGATTTTCCTACGCTTTTCTGAGTTGTAAAAGAAGTCTCGTAAATAGTTGCGACTTCAACTGAGCTACTTGCTGTTGCAAATTCTAGAGCTTTTCCGGTTCCAGCTTGTGCGGAACTGGGAAATGTGAGCGAAAATCCTAGCATTAACAAGCAAGTAATTATCAATATTTTTGCTCGATCGATCGCCTGTTTAAGCATAATATTTTCAACCGAAACCTTGAACTAATCTGGCAAAATAAGTAGTCAGACAAAAGTAAACGTTACTGTGTAAAGTTTCGTAAAAGTTCTGTAATCCTTAATAGTAAACTGATTGAGTATCTTCATAAAACTTAAGACAGTTAATATTATTTATGTCCAACTACTTACTGCGGTAAATGAGTTATTTCAAACCATAATTGTTTAGGGCTAATTCCGAAAACATATTGCAGCACGAGAACGATCGCTACAATCGTTAAAATTGTTCCCAAACCAACATTGAGTACGCGCAAGAATAGCCGCACCAGTAGAATTGAAACAGCGATCGCACCAATAAGTAGGACTACTTGCGGATCGATCGACTCGAATAAAGAATCCATGCCAAATCCTCAAACCTGATTAAATAAAACCACCATACATCCCAACGCCATGACAATTAATGCTAATCCCCAAACCTCCGTTTTCCAGGAAGTCCGCCGATAGTTAGGACGCAACCAAAAACTAAAAAGTCGCGCAATTACTGGCATAACTGCTAGCGTTAAAATCGAGGATGTAATCAAATTATTAATCAACATTGAACTAGCAGATGGCCAAGATTGCATAATCCCCAAAGCGGCAAACAATTTTGATTGGAGAATTATTACGGGATACAACCCCAATACTACTGACAAAATTTGCTTCCAAGGTGGCGGTTCTAAATTATTTTCTTCCGAACCAGATTTTGGGGAAAACCAACCTTCTAACCCAGTTGTAAAAGATTTAAATCGATAAGAGCGAAAGATTTCTTGCCCTTCTTCCAAAAGTCGTTTGCGATCGTCTGACTTAATCCAGTCATTTAAATGCGTTGGGGTATCGAAATGGACGATCGCATACCATTTAACCACATCATCCTTACAAGGCAAGGGCGGGCAAAGTTCCGCTCGCACAAAACCCACCTGCCGTCTTGCTACCTGAACTAAAGATTTATGCCACCTCTGAAAGACACCCTCTTTTCCTTTGGGAACAATATGTTCTGTCACCAAAGTGCTATAAAAGATTCGTTCTGTCGGCGGTTTTGACATTTGATGGGTAGTGGGTACTGGGTATAGGTACTGGGTACTGGGGAGATGGAGATTGTACCGTAGGACAGGCATCTTGCCTGTCATCCCCAGTTCCAATCCGATCAAGCAGTTCCTAGTAGATCGTTTAAGAGTTTCTGGACAATTTGCAGACCTGTGTAGGTTTGTGCCAGAACTAAACCAATCATGGTGGTAGCGATCGTAATATGGGCAACTCTAGCCCATTCCTGGCCTTGTTGCATCAAAGGTGCAAATGCAGCGGCGATCGCTACCACACCAACTGATAACAATCCCAAAATCAAGTGCGGACTAACAAATAGCTTATGAAAAAGGGTATAGGTTGCTGCCATACCACCAATACCACCGATTACCCAAATGGCAAGCAAGATTGAACCAATTTGAAAGTGTTTTTGATTGTACTTTCCTTTGATCAGTTCTTTTCTTTCCTCTTTATCAGCAGTGCGGGTTCGTCTCACTTGCAAACCCAAGTAAAGTGCATAAAAACCGCCTCCCAATGTTGCCAACATTAACAATGGGTGAGCGAAAGCAATGAGAGATTTAAAAATAATAGAGTCGCTATTCATCAGTTTTCCGTCAACAAATGATTTTTTTCAACAAGGCCGTAATTAATTACTCTCTTGTGCTTATATTTTGGGAATTAAATAATGGAATTTCCGCTCGGAAAATCACTTCATTAATGAATTCCATAAATCCAAGAGAAATCTATTAATCTTTGATTTTTTCCTTAGCCATCTTTATGCCCGCGTTAATTTTTTCGCTAATCTCTTCTGGAGTTGGCATAAAAGCATCTTTTTTCTTCAGTCCAGCTTCAATTTTGTCCTTCACCGCTTCTGGCAGAGGAGTTCCTTTGCCTTTCAATCCAGTGGTGATTTTATCAGTAATTTCTTCAGCCGTTGGCATCATCATTTCTTTCTTTTTCAAGAACAGTTGCTGTTTCTGTTCTGGGGTTAAAGAAGCAAAGGCATCTTTTTTGGGAACTGATTTTAACAGTGTTTTCAACTCAGTTTTTTGTTCTGGAGTTAGGGTTAAAGACTTAAATGCTTTGCGAAAAGTGCTGCCATTAGCCATTTCTGTTTGGAAATGTTCCCGTTGTTCGGGGCTAAAAATCTTTTCCAGTTGAGGTAAGATCTCTGTTTTCAATTGAGTCATAAAATCTGCACTTACTGGAGCCGTAGCATCTGCCAGGTAGAGATTAGAATTAGCATTAGCTGGACTGGCTACGATCAGATTTAGAAGTACGATCGCTCCAATCAATATTGACACTAACAAACGTTTCATATTTTTCCTAATTTATGTAAGAAACAGTGCAAAAATTTCCGACTATTAAGCGACTGAAGACTGACGAGCGTGTTCGATGTAAGCGGCGATCGCTAAAACTGAAATAATGACTACGGGAAACATCAAACTCCACCAAGATTCTGACACCAATATGAAAAATGCTGCACCTAATCCACCAAGAGCAAATCCTATAACTACGGGAATAAATCGGCTCATTCTTTCCCAAGCGTCAGCTGCTTCTTTTTTTGCTGACTCACTAGTAGAAAATTTGGCACTGAAGAAATGCACAATATCGATCGTCAGTTGAGTTGTATTTCCCGTCATTACTGTGGTGGGAATGTAACTTTTAAATACCCCGTGCGACTCTTTCATTAAGGCATTTTGGATTGCCATTGCTACTACGCCTGACATTCCAATGGGCAAAATATATTCTTCTTGCACATCTAACAATAATGCAGGTGATAGAGTTGTACCTACCGCTAAGAAAATGCTTAAGGCGATCGCTTCCGCAGTTAGCAACACGGCAAAAACCGACCATTTCTTATATCGAGCATATTTTGCTAGTAGTGATGTTAGCGCCACTGTCAGCATGAATGTGGGTAGCATCAGCAGACGGGTAATGGTTGTTTCGGTGTCGGAACTGACAAAAGATGAACCAGCTAATGCAATATTGCCTGTGACATGGGCGGTGAAAATGCCAAACAAAATTATAAAAGCCGATGTATCAACGAAACCTGCTACCCAACTGAGCAAGAAACCTGCTGGGCGATCGCTAATCAGAAAAGCACTTAAATTAAACGTAGAATTACGTTGTGGAACTACAGTCATTGCTTTCTCTTAGGTGCAAATGCTTTGGTGCACGATCTTTTAGGTGGATTGAGCAACTTTAGGAACTAGTGCAATCAGCAAAGATAGAAGGCAGAAGAATTTGAGCAGCTTTTGTTGTTCAGCTTTTTCCTCATTTTCAACTGCTCAATTATTTCTATCTACTCGGCAGTCTTTTCTGCTTCAGCTTTGGCTTTCGCTTCAGCTTTAGCAGTTTCTTTTGCTTTCTTGGCTTCGGCTTTAGCGGCTTCTTCCTCTTCCTCCTTAATTTTTTTGAGTTTTTTGGCTTCGGCTTTAGCGGCTTTCTTCTCTTCTTTTAATTTGGTTTTAGCGGCTTTTTCTTCAGCTTCTTTTTCTTTTTCTAACTTTTTCGCTTCGGCTTTAGCGGCTTCCTTGGCTTTTTTTGCTTCAGCTTTGGCAGCTGCTTCTGCGTCTTCTGTTAACTCTGGAGTTTCCACAGCTTCTGCCAATAATAAAGATGTGCGATCGTCAATTTGTAATCTAATAGTCGAAATTTCGGCTGCTTGGGCTACTGTGGCATATCCGATCGATGTGCCCACAAACAAAATTAACGATAATACTAACGCACTAAACCTCTTAGGTAAGTACTTATACATAGTTATGGAACTCCTCAATTAAACTAACTCTTTGAGCGTTAGCAAAGTTTTGATTAGTTGAACATAAATCCACTTTGCAGTTAGTAATTTAAGTCCAAACACTCTTCACACTTCCGTCTCTGAAGATACAAAACGCTTAACTTTTTTAGTATACCGTATACTGCAACTTAATCATCTATCGTAAGCGTGGCAAGGTCTACTGAATTTTGTCATGCGGTTTACGTTTGGTTTTGGTGTGAGTGTGAGGATTCATTGTGAATTTTGTACTTTTTAAGAGTGCGCTTCTGGTTGCTTCCATCTCAACCGGAGTGTTATTGTTTGCTTCTACTGTTAAGGCATCTCCGATCGATCGACTCGATTCTACACAAGAGCAGTTAGACAACTTTGGATTGGATAATGAACTGGAAACGAGCGTTGAGCAAGTAACATCAGTTTCTCAGTTAAGGGATGTGCAACCGACGGATTGGGCATTTCAGGCGTTACAATCTTTGGTCGAGCGTTATGGTTGCATTGAAGGTTATCCCGATCGCACTTATCGTGGTAATCGGGCTATGACTCGTTACGAGTTCGCCGCAGGTTTAAATAGTTGTTTAGATCGAATCCAAGAGTTAATCGCAGCTTTACCTCAAGGAGTTAGCAAAGAAGATTTAGAAGCACTAAGACGATTGCAAGAAGAGTTTGCCACTGAGTTAGCCTCTTTGCGAGGTCGAGTTGATGCTTTAGAAGCACGCACAGAAGCTTTAGAAAGGCAGCAGTTTTCGACAACTACAAAGTTAACGGGAAATGTTTGGTTTAATTTAACTACAGCTTACGCTGGGGATAAAGTCACCGCAGAACG is a genomic window of Phormidium ambiguum IAM M-71 containing:
- a CDS encoding antibiotic biosynthesis monooxygenase family protein, giving the protein MLKQAIDRAKILIITCLLMLGFSLTFPSSAQAGTGKALEFATASSSVEVATIYETSFTTQKSVGKSLKVGSKLMKKAPGFQGFSMWQSQDGTQLVVFSQWQDLASYQAYAPNLTAVSSKTTAATPPTPTSTLIFEVVSVQPGIKGATPALRGKEAVVQLTQFIAKNSEDRSQILTQVTNMIPELLEKQPIPQSVMLLKGVETEQVALLTNWNCSALFADVGEPVAIEPSSDLVALADNEHHLYNVVTIVPAEVKEEE
- a CDS encoding YoaK family protein: MTVVPQRNSTFNLSAFLISDRPAGFLLSWVAGFVDTSAFIILFGIFTAHVTGNIALAGSSFVSSDTETTITRLLMLPTFMLTVALTSLLAKYARYKKWSVFAVLLTAEAIALSIFLAVGTTLSPALLLDVQEEYILPIGMSGVVAMAIQNALMKESHGVFKSYIPTTVMTGNTTQLTIDIVHFFSAKFSTSESAKKEAADAWERMSRFIPVVIGFALGGLGAAFFILVSESWWSLMFPVVIISVLAIAAYIEHARQSSVA
- a CDS encoding DUF4079 domain-containing protein, which gives rise to MNSDSIIFKSLIAFAHPLLMLATLGGGFYALYLGLQVRRTRTADKEERKELIKGKYNQKHFQIGSILLAIWVIGGIGGMAATYTLFHKLFVSPHLILGLLSVGVVAIAAAFAPLMQQGQEWARVAHITIATTMIGLVLAQTYTGLQIVQKLLNDLLGTA